From a region of the Corallococcus coralloides DSM 2259 genome:
- a CDS encoding immunity 52 family protein, which translates to MTTHADSRTYPETYYAGAYWGPRRESPEECAQRAAAFFNLLAACDPLLANWNKIPKPRGKGRKTPLMPPDLPTLTEAFRRGVNREPGGPAFEQLGLTVSAYNDGPPKEIVFVNMTCGSYAQTNSANVCVLSIPSKGESAERMLTASMLTDVARSMALAWEPDWAVAMSHSHRDLQAAEGQDDPWLGWVTYLSRGRGTVPPLPAPVRIEPVEDQGTLIILTPERFTVANPEHVALARRVRELLAQAGLMRRAGADPRE; encoded by the coding sequence ATGACAACCCATGCTGATTCCAGGACCTATCCCGAGACCTACTACGCCGGTGCCTACTGGGGTCCGAGACGAGAGTCCCCCGAGGAGTGTGCCCAGCGTGCGGCGGCCTTTTTCAACCTGCTGGCCGCATGCGATCCCCTGCTGGCGAACTGGAACAAGATCCCCAAGCCGCGCGGCAAGGGACGCAAGACACCCCTCATGCCTCCCGACCTGCCCACCCTGACGGAAGCGTTCCGGCGTGGCGTCAACCGCGAGCCGGGCGGACCTGCGTTCGAGCAATTGGGGCTGACGGTCAGCGCATACAACGACGGTCCTCCCAAGGAGATAGTGTTCGTAAATATGACCTGCGGGAGCTACGCGCAGACCAACTCCGCCAACGTATGCGTCCTTTCAATCCCCTCGAAAGGAGAGAGCGCTGAGCGAATGCTCACGGCCTCAATGCTGACGGACGTGGCTCGCAGCATGGCGCTGGCCTGGGAACCCGACTGGGCAGTGGCCATGTCCCACTCGCATCGGGACCTGCAGGCTGCGGAGGGCCAGGACGACCCGTGGCTTGGCTGGGTGACGTACCTCTCCCGTGGCCGAGGCACCGTGCCCCCCCTGCCCGCCCCCGTGCGCATCGAGCCGGTGGAGGACCAGGGCACGCTGATCATCCTGACACCCGAGCGTTTCACCGTGGCCAACCCCGAGCACGTCGCACTGGCGCGACGTGTGCGCGAACTGCTGGCCCAGGCAGGGCTCATGCGAAGAGCTGGAGCAGATCCTCGCGAGTGA
- a CDS encoding DEAD/DEAH box helicase, which translates to MSENTQLLEAVRKEAKPGLWSKGVSLARDGAVALQSRTGSEVELRVKVAGRAVAFTVVLYPGDEAWECDCPSPVDPCEHVVAAAISLDKAEKQDAPLEAVSERWSRVVYRFTRVEGGLQLHRVLAHADGTEEPLEDLTGRLAKPQAGVTLQVEQVDLVMERLLERRTRGPLLAEKLDALLRALEPARNVLLDGRPVAVSSEVLPPRAKVEDKGQQWVITITRDPRITEVVSPGVALTAESLVRLGETAMTGAWLQHLPLVRTYSPEQLGELSAKILPELARRMPVDMRSRRLPPLDRDLKPRILLELNQLTQGLSVLPTLVYGAPPTVRIDNGRMVYLRGAVPLRDEAAEQKLLHQLRDELNLVPGRRLTVQGPEMMRFADKLRKFRGDLGGDAAGIVSPDMRLKPSLRVEGGASGAGVPEVRFTLEFEVEGGKGGARTVDAAAVVRAWTEGLGLVPLDGGGWAPLPRAWLDKNGQRVADLLAARQADGRVANHALPELTQLCESLDQPPPPGLDKLAPLVEGFEKLPPPVLPAELNATLRAYQQQGVSWLSFLKGAGLGGILADDMGLGKTLQTICILGPKSLVVCPTSVLPNWVAELQRFRPSLKVCVYHGPGRKLDPTADITLTTYALLRLDAAVLGAPTWEAVVLDEAQAIKNPESQVSRAAFGLKANLRLALSGTPLENRLDELWSLMHFTNPGLLGGRRQFEEKTAQPIADGKPGAAEGLRRRIRPFILRRLKRDVAPELPPRTDSVMHVQLDERERSVYDAVMAATRAEVVALLNEGGSVLKALEALLRLRQAACHSALVPGQHAKTSSKVQTLVDALETAVSEGHKALVFSQWTSLLDLIEPGLKEAGIGFERLDGATANRGEVTSRFQGQDGAPVLLMSLKAGGTGLNLTAADHVFLMDPWWNPAVEAQAADRAHRIGQERPVMVYRLVSQGTVEEKILGLQEKKRALFEAALSEAAGAAAITREDLLQLFA; encoded by the coding sequence ATGTCCGAGAACACCCAGCTCCTCGAAGCCGTCCGGAAAGAAGCCAAGCCGGGACTCTGGTCCAAGGGCGTCAGCCTCGCGCGGGACGGCGCGGTGGCGCTCCAGTCGCGCACGGGCTCGGAGGTCGAGCTGCGCGTGAAGGTGGCGGGCCGGGCCGTGGCCTTCACCGTCGTCCTCTACCCGGGCGACGAGGCGTGGGAGTGTGACTGCCCCAGCCCGGTGGACCCGTGCGAGCACGTGGTCGCGGCGGCCATCTCCCTGGACAAGGCGGAGAAGCAGGACGCGCCGCTGGAGGCGGTGTCGGAGCGCTGGTCGCGCGTGGTGTACCGCTTCACGCGCGTGGAGGGCGGGCTGCAGCTGCACCGCGTCCTCGCGCACGCGGACGGCACGGAGGAGCCGCTGGAGGACCTCACCGGGCGCCTGGCGAAGCCCCAGGCCGGCGTCACGTTGCAGGTGGAGCAGGTGGACCTGGTGATGGAGCGCCTGTTGGAGCGTCGCACCCGGGGGCCGCTGCTCGCGGAGAAGCTGGACGCGCTGCTGCGGGCCCTGGAGCCCGCGCGCAACGTGCTGCTGGACGGCCGGCCGGTGGCGGTGTCCAGCGAGGTGCTGCCCCCGCGCGCGAAGGTGGAGGACAAGGGCCAGCAGTGGGTCATCACCATCACGCGCGACCCGCGCATCACGGAGGTGGTGAGCCCCGGCGTCGCGCTGACGGCGGAGTCCCTGGTGCGCCTGGGCGAGACGGCGATGACGGGCGCGTGGCTCCAGCACCTGCCGCTGGTGCGCACGTATTCGCCGGAGCAGCTGGGCGAGCTGTCCGCGAAGATATTGCCGGAGCTGGCGCGGCGCATGCCGGTGGACATGCGCAGCCGCCGCCTGCCGCCGCTGGACCGCGACCTGAAGCCGCGCATCCTGCTGGAGCTGAACCAGCTCACCCAGGGCCTGTCGGTGCTGCCCACGCTGGTGTACGGCGCGCCGCCGACGGTGCGCATCGACAACGGGCGCATGGTGTACCTGCGCGGCGCGGTGCCGCTGCGTGACGAGGCCGCGGAGCAGAAGCTGCTCCACCAGCTGCGCGACGAGCTGAACCTGGTGCCCGGGCGAAGGCTGACGGTGCAGGGGCCGGAGATGATGCGCTTCGCGGACAAGCTGCGGAAGTTCCGGGGCGACCTGGGCGGAGACGCGGCGGGCATCGTCAGTCCGGACATGCGCCTCAAGCCGTCCCTGCGCGTGGAGGGCGGCGCGTCCGGCGCGGGCGTGCCGGAGGTGCGCTTCACGCTGGAGTTCGAGGTGGAGGGCGGCAAGGGCGGCGCGCGCACGGTGGACGCGGCGGCGGTGGTGCGGGCGTGGACGGAGGGGCTGGGGCTGGTGCCGCTGGATGGGGGCGGCTGGGCGCCGCTGCCTCGTGCGTGGCTGGACAAGAACGGACAGCGCGTGGCGGACCTGCTGGCCGCGCGTCAGGCGGACGGCCGTGTCGCGAACCACGCGCTGCCGGAGCTGACGCAGCTGTGCGAGTCGTTGGATCAGCCGCCGCCTCCAGGATTGGACAAGCTGGCCCCGCTGGTGGAGGGCTTCGAGAAGCTGCCGCCGCCGGTGCTGCCCGCGGAGCTCAACGCCACGCTGCGCGCGTACCAGCAGCAGGGCGTGAGCTGGCTGTCGTTCCTGAAGGGGGCGGGGCTGGGCGGCATCCTCGCGGACGACATGGGTCTGGGAAAGACGCTCCAGACCATCTGCATCCTGGGGCCGAAGTCGCTGGTGGTGTGCCCCACGAGCGTGCTGCCCAACTGGGTGGCGGAGCTGCAGCGCTTCCGGCCGTCGCTGAAGGTCTGCGTGTACCACGGCCCCGGCCGCAAGCTGGACCCCACGGCGGACATCACGCTCACCACGTATGCGCTGTTGCGCCTGGACGCGGCGGTGCTGGGCGCGCCCACGTGGGAGGCGGTGGTGCTGGACGAGGCGCAGGCCATCAAGAACCCGGAGAGCCAGGTGTCGCGCGCGGCGTTCGGGCTCAAGGCGAACCTGCGGCTCGCGCTCAGCGGTACGCCGCTGGAGAACCGCCTGGACGAGCTGTGGAGCCTGATGCACTTCACCAACCCGGGCCTCCTGGGTGGGCGCCGCCAGTTCGAGGAGAAGACGGCGCAGCCCATCGCGGACGGAAAGCCCGGAGCGGCGGAAGGCCTGCGTCGCCGCATCCGCCCGTTCATCCTGCGCCGCCTCAAGCGGGACGTGGCGCCGGAGCTGCCGCCGCGCACCGACTCCGTGATGCACGTGCAGCTGGATGAGCGCGAGCGCTCCGTCTACGACGCGGTGATGGCCGCGACGCGCGCGGAGGTGGTGGCACTGCTCAACGAGGGCGGCAGCGTGCTCAAGGCGCTGGAGGCGCTGCTGCGGTTGCGACAGGCGGCCTGCCACTCGGCGCTGGTGCCGGGGCAGCACGCGAAGACGTCCTCCAAGGTGCAGACGCTGGTGGACGCGCTGGAGACGGCGGTGTCGGAGGGCCACAAGGCGCTCGTGTTCTCCCAGTGGACGTCGCTGTTGGATCTCATCGAGCCGGGGCTCAAGGAAGCGGGCATCGGCTTCGAGCGGCTGGACGGAGCGACGGCGAACCGAGGCGAGGTGACGTCGCGCTTCCAGGGCCAGGACGGAGCGCCGGTGCTGCTGATGTCACTGAAGGCCGGAGGCACGGGCCTGAACCTCACTGCGGCGGACCACGTGTTCCTGATGGACCCGTGGTGGAACCCGGCGGTGGAAGCGCAGGCCGCGGACCGCGCGCACCGCATCGGGCAGGAGCGGCCGGTGATGGTCTACCGGCTCGTGTCCCAGGGCACGGTGGAGGAGAAGATTTTGGGCCTCCAGGAGAAGAAGCGCGCCCTGTTCGAAGCCGCGCTCAGCGAGGCCGCGGGCGCCGCCGCCATCACTCGCGAGGATCTGCTCCAGCTCTTCGCATGA
- a CDS encoding TonB-dependent receptor plug domain-containing protein: MCVWLALLGAGTGFAQTAPEPTLNPGPPETPSAQEQLEEEPEVHSQVASFAITKLHDSPAVVTAITADEIRASGARDLMDVLLQVPGFFFGVDVQGTVGPGFRGLWGQEGKVLLIIDGKEMNEQLYSTMQLGHEFPVELIERIEVVRGPGSVIYGGNAELAVINVITRGIQGSTDALVVGTYGQLTHGLGRRSLTVSGRKVFESAPGLSAFASASLGQGQRSDAVFDDFYGDSASMNGASAMDPTVVQAGVGYRDLQLSILYQRQDTTSVVSVDEVLPTPANTDFESFHAELSDRFRPTDRIEIIPRLNLTLGESYRDSDESSEFFYDKRYRRLRGRALARWAAFDFLQLTGGVDLAFDQGQLRGPAGLGLQEPFNGDEESVSYRNVAAFMEVYSDNPIATVVAGARFEDHSAFGSSFVPRLVLLKSFGPVSGKALYSRAFRAPGIENISLGDDVRPERTTVYELEASVRLGEGQSFSANAFDVGVTDPIIYSYDPITASEAYRNLGRLGSRGIELDYRLRGSWGRAQAGYSFYRPGGRNDVEDYLVPGQPNAFTGLPTHKVTLTGTAKVLPWLSVSPTAVLVGQRFAVGAPDEEGVSEVQTLTPRLLLNLFVRAENVGTKGLEIGAGVYNLLGSDFRVAQPYNGGHAPLPVFSREFMVKLTYLFEPSYDDE, from the coding sequence GTGTGTGTATGGCTTGCGCTGCTGGGCGCGGGCACGGGCTTCGCGCAGACGGCGCCGGAGCCCACCCTGAACCCGGGTCCACCGGAGACGCCCTCCGCCCAGGAGCAGTTGGAGGAGGAGCCGGAGGTGCACAGCCAGGTGGCGTCGTTCGCCATCACGAAGCTGCATGACTCGCCAGCCGTGGTGACGGCCATCACCGCGGATGAGATTCGCGCCTCCGGTGCGCGGGACCTGATGGACGTGCTGTTGCAGGTGCCCGGCTTCTTCTTCGGCGTGGACGTGCAGGGCACGGTGGGACCGGGCTTCCGGGGCCTGTGGGGCCAGGAAGGCAAGGTGCTGCTCATCATCGACGGCAAGGAGATGAACGAGCAGCTCTACTCCACCATGCAGCTGGGCCACGAGTTCCCGGTGGAGCTGATCGAGCGCATCGAGGTCGTGCGCGGCCCCGGCTCCGTCATCTATGGCGGCAACGCGGAGCTGGCCGTCATCAACGTCATCACCCGGGGCATCCAGGGCAGCACGGACGCGCTGGTGGTGGGCACGTACGGACAGCTGACGCACGGCCTGGGCCGGCGCAGCCTCACGGTGTCCGGCCGCAAGGTCTTCGAGAGCGCGCCGGGCCTGAGCGCGTTCGCGTCCGCGTCACTGGGGCAGGGGCAGCGCAGCGACGCGGTGTTCGACGACTTCTACGGCGACTCCGCGAGCATGAACGGCGCGTCGGCGATGGACCCCACGGTGGTGCAGGCCGGCGTGGGCTACCGCGACCTCCAGCTGAGCATCCTGTACCAGCGCCAGGACACCACGTCCGTCGTGTCCGTGGACGAGGTGCTGCCCACGCCCGCGAACACCGATTTCGAGTCGTTCCACGCCGAGCTGAGCGACCGCTTCCGGCCCACGGACCGCATTGAAATCATCCCCCGGCTGAACCTCACGCTGGGTGAGTCCTACCGGGACTCGGACGAGTCGTCGGAATTCTTCTACGACAAGCGCTACCGGCGCCTGCGGGGCCGGGCCCTGGCGCGCTGGGCGGCGTTCGACTTCCTCCAGCTCACGGGCGGCGTGGACCTGGCGTTCGACCAGGGACAGCTGCGCGGCCCCGCGGGCCTCGGCCTGCAGGAGCCCTTCAACGGCGACGAGGAGTCCGTCTCCTACCGCAACGTCGCGGCCTTCATGGAGGTGTACTCGGACAACCCCATCGCCACGGTGGTGGCGGGCGCGCGCTTCGAGGACCACAGCGCCTTCGGCAGCTCGTTCGTGCCGCGACTGGTGCTGCTCAAGTCCTTCGGGCCGGTGAGCGGCAAGGCGCTCTACAGCCGCGCCTTCCGTGCGCCGGGCATCGAGAACATCTCCCTGGGCGACGACGTCCGGCCGGAGCGCACCACGGTGTACGAGCTGGAGGCCTCCGTGCGCCTGGGCGAGGGCCAGAGCTTCAGCGCCAACGCCTTCGACGTGGGCGTGACGGACCCCATCATCTATTCGTACGACCCGATCACCGCGTCGGAGGCGTACCGCAACCTGGGCCGCCTGGGCAGCCGGGGCATCGAGCTGGACTACCGGCTGCGCGGGTCCTGGGGCCGCGCGCAGGCGGGCTATTCGTTCTACCGGCCGGGCGGGCGCAACGACGTGGAGGACTACCTGGTGCCCGGCCAGCCCAACGCCTTCACCGGCCTGCCCACGCACAAGGTGACGCTGACGGGCACGGCGAAGGTGCTGCCGTGGCTGTCCGTCAGCCCCACCGCCGTGCTGGTGGGCCAGCGCTTCGCCGTAGGGGCCCCGGACGAGGAGGGCGTGTCGGAGGTCCAGACGCTGACACCCCGGCTGCTGCTCAACCTCTTCGTGCGCGCGGAGAACGTGGGGACGAAGGGCCTGGAGATTGGCGCGGGCGTCTACAACCTGCTGGGCAGCGACTTCCGGGTGGCCCAGCCCTACAACGGCGGCCACGCGCCCCTGCCGGTGTTCAGCCGCGAGTTCATGGTGAAGCTCACCTACCTCTTCGAGCCGTCCTACGACGACGAGTAG
- a CDS encoding PEGA domain-containing protein: protein MKNQKTWVAVILLGTVAVNAGAYLVVRSRKAAQPEPVAARPPEPTPAVAPPPTVAAVAPPKEDANAGLVRALRASGLAALEDRDYERAVEQFTEALKLRPDDRDSDLTRLLGIATDLRSREQSKTAQAPTPREPAHTRAPPRTRAAKLAAARAAREQQATPAAAQEDAKGGLLLVTSTPPGLVVMVDGRAVDLTPARLPVSAGTHRVVLAQGDRRLYEETVEVDADSVRSLNRDLTGELAPPAQKPAVAPVAAVTPASPPAADGTVASPRDPEPTKPPEPSVAKAAVAAQRGDLEVTSPGLYGEVWINGRPYGFPPISAQALPSGPAKVEVRVNGEVKRRMTVEVEPGRSTRVRVK from the coding sequence GTGAAGAATCAGAAGACCTGGGTCGCCGTCATCCTGCTGGGCACCGTGGCCGTGAACGCCGGGGCGTACCTGGTGGTCCGCTCGCGCAAGGCCGCGCAGCCCGAGCCCGTCGCCGCGCGGCCTCCCGAACCCACGCCCGCCGTGGCCCCGCCTCCGACCGTGGCGGCCGTGGCCCCGCCCAAGGAGGACGCGAACGCGGGGCTGGTGCGGGCGCTGCGCGCGTCGGGCCTGGCCGCGCTGGAGGACCGAGACTACGAGCGCGCGGTCGAGCAGTTCACGGAAGCGCTCAAGCTGCGTCCGGATGACAGGGACAGCGACCTGACGCGGCTGTTGGGCATCGCCACCGACCTGCGCTCGCGTGAGCAGTCGAAGACCGCGCAGGCGCCCACGCCGCGTGAGCCGGCGCACACCCGCGCGCCGCCCCGCACGCGCGCCGCGAAGCTCGCCGCCGCGCGGGCCGCCCGCGAGCAGCAGGCCACTCCGGCCGCCGCGCAGGAGGATGCGAAGGGTGGGCTCCTGCTGGTGACGTCCACGCCGCCGGGGCTGGTGGTGATGGTGGATGGCAGGGCGGTGGACCTGACGCCTGCGCGGCTGCCGGTGTCCGCGGGCACGCACCGCGTGGTGCTCGCGCAGGGCGACCGCCGCCTGTACGAGGAGACGGTGGAGGTGGACGCGGACTCGGTGCGCTCGCTCAACCGCGACCTCACCGGGGAATTGGCGCCGCCCGCGCAGAAGCCGGCCGTGGCGCCGGTGGCGGCTGTTACCCCGGCCTCGCCCCCGGCGGCGGATGGAACCGTGGCGTCCCCTCGCGACCCGGAGCCCACGAAGCCGCCGGAGCCCTCCGTGGCCAAGGCCGCCGTGGCGGCGCAGCGAGGCGACCTGGAGGTGACGTCTCCGGGGCTCTACGGCGAGGTGTGGATCAACGGCCGGCCGTACGGCTTTCCGCCCATCTCCGCGCAGGCCCTGCCGTCCGGACCCGCGAAGGTCGAAGTTCGCGTCAACGGCGAGGTGAAGCGGCGCATGACGGTGGAGGTCGAACCGGGCCGCAGCACCCGCGTGCGCGTGAAGTGA
- a CDS encoding serine/threonine protein kinase: protein MVQRLATGGMAHLFLATIDGPDGFSKACVIKRILPEYANLEPFARMFADEAKVAALLTHPNIVQVFDFGKIDGQYYLAMEWIQGQSLDRIMRHAAAANIPLGPRVTVDVGLAMSDALTYAHAKTLSDGTPLKLVHRDITPGNVLVSRDGIVKLADFGIVKSSVNLERTVAGVVKGKYAYMSPEQITNRELDHRSDLYSLGIVLYEASTGRRLFKRDSMEATIMAASAGDVPPPSHVAPGFPPDLERILLKCLAKDPAQRYQTARELHDDLERYRTAQHWTSGGRELASLMATLFPPDASGRVSTALAVPGSMPGSSPGASADASGMGSTRTPTGISGPSPFAPPEHAVDLREPSALVPTGMMPRSTGTGSTTGVIPPPEQAAADGAFPWGLAAAAGVALVGSAVFWLFIA, encoded by the coding sequence ATGGTGCAGCGGCTCGCCACGGGCGGGATGGCGCATCTGTTCCTGGCGACCATCGACGGGCCGGACGGCTTCTCCAAGGCGTGCGTCATCAAGCGCATCCTGCCGGAGTACGCGAACCTGGAGCCCTTCGCGCGGATGTTCGCGGACGAGGCGAAGGTGGCGGCGCTGCTGACGCACCCGAACATCGTGCAGGTGTTCGACTTCGGGAAGATCGACGGTCAGTACTACCTGGCGATGGAGTGGATCCAGGGCCAGTCGCTGGACCGAATCATGCGGCACGCGGCGGCGGCCAACATCCCGCTGGGCCCTCGGGTGACGGTGGACGTGGGCCTGGCCATGTCGGACGCGCTCACGTACGCGCACGCGAAGACGCTGTCGGACGGGACGCCGCTGAAGCTGGTGCACCGGGACATCACGCCGGGCAACGTGCTGGTGTCGCGCGACGGCATCGTGAAGCTGGCGGACTTCGGCATCGTGAAGAGCTCCGTGAACCTGGAGCGCACGGTGGCGGGGGTGGTGAAGGGCAAGTACGCGTACATGTCCCCGGAGCAGATAACGAACCGGGAGCTGGATCACCGCTCGGACCTGTATTCGCTGGGCATCGTGCTCTACGAGGCGTCCACCGGGCGCCGGCTGTTCAAGCGCGACTCGATGGAGGCCACCATCATGGCCGCGTCGGCGGGGGACGTGCCGCCGCCGTCGCACGTGGCCCCGGGCTTCCCGCCGGACCTGGAGCGCATCCTGCTCAAGTGCCTGGCGAAGGACCCCGCGCAGCGCTACCAGACGGCGCGCGAGCTGCACGACGACCTGGAGCGCTACCGCACGGCGCAGCACTGGACGTCCGGCGGCCGGGAGCTGGCGTCGCTGATGGCCACGCTCTTTCCGCCGGATGCCTCCGGCCGCGTGTCCACCGCGCTGGCGGTGCCGGGGTCCATGCCAGGCTCGTCGCCGGGAGCGTCCGCGGACGCTTCGGGCATGGGCTCCACGCGCACGCCCACCGGCATCTCCGGCCCGTCGCCCTTCGCGCCACCGGAGCACGCGGTGGACCTGCGCGAGCCGAGCGCGCTGGTGCCCACGGGCATGATGCCCCGGAGCACCGGGACGGGCTCCACCACGGGCGTCATCCCGCCGCCGGAGCAGGCGGCCGCGGACGGGGCGTTCCCCTGGGGACTGGCCGCGGCGGCGGGCGTCGCGCTGGTGGGCAGCGCGGTGTTCTGGCTGTTCATCGCGTGA
- a CDS encoding MFS transporter, with product MATSPSDAPSPLAAPRPLSARDIRTLGLAALGGALEFYDFIIFVFFTAVMGKLFFPPETADWLRQLQTFGLFAAGYLARPLGGIVMAHFGDRTGRKRMFTLSVFLMSVPTLCMGLLPTFATAGYAAPLLLLTLRLLQGAAVGGEVPGAWVFVSEHVPERRVGLACGTLTSGLTLGILLGSLVATAVNTAFTPEQVLAYGWRFPFVVGGVFGFFAVFLRRWLQETPVFEEMRQKKALVRELPLKAALQGHAPAVVVSMLFTWVLTAGIVVVILMTPTLMQQLHGIPPAKALAANSVATLTLTVGCICYGLLADRLGPTRAMAIGSGMLLVAAQLFYRGVASAPEHLVPLYAGVGFCVGVAGVVPAVMVQAFPPAVRFSGLSFSYNVAYALFGGLTPLAVTLALKQSPLAPAHYVSAVCAVGLVVSLLLFRGFSARTGIPDEHPAPSR from the coding sequence ATGGCGACCTCCCCTTCCGACGCCCCGTCCCCGCTGGCCGCTCCCCGTCCGCTGTCCGCCCGGGATATCCGAACCCTGGGGCTGGCGGCGCTGGGGGGCGCGCTGGAGTTCTATGACTTCATCATCTTCGTGTTCTTCACGGCGGTGATGGGGAAGCTGTTCTTCCCTCCGGAGACAGCGGACTGGCTGCGGCAATTGCAGACGTTCGGCCTGTTCGCGGCGGGGTACCTGGCGCGTCCGTTGGGCGGCATCGTGATGGCGCACTTCGGGGACCGGACCGGGCGCAAGCGGATGTTCACGTTGAGCGTCTTCCTGATGTCGGTGCCCACGCTGTGCATGGGCCTGTTGCCCACGTTCGCCACGGCCGGGTACGCGGCGCCGCTGCTGCTGCTCACGCTGCGGCTGCTCCAGGGCGCGGCGGTGGGCGGCGAGGTGCCGGGCGCGTGGGTCTTCGTCTCCGAGCACGTGCCGGAGCGCCGCGTGGGCCTGGCGTGCGGGACGCTCACCTCCGGGCTCACGCTGGGCATCCTGTTGGGCTCGCTGGTGGCCACGGCGGTCAACACCGCCTTCACGCCGGAGCAGGTGCTGGCGTACGGCTGGCGATTTCCCTTCGTGGTGGGCGGCGTGTTCGGCTTCTTCGCCGTGTTCCTGCGCCGCTGGCTCCAGGAGACGCCCGTCTTCGAGGAGATGCGCCAGAAGAAGGCGCTCGTGCGCGAGCTGCCGCTCAAGGCCGCGCTCCAGGGCCACGCGCCCGCCGTCGTCGTGTCCATGCTGTTCACCTGGGTGCTCACCGCGGGCATCGTGGTGGTCATCCTGATGACGCCCACGCTGATGCAGCAGCTGCACGGCATCCCGCCCGCGAAGGCGCTGGCGGCCAACAGCGTGGCCACGCTCACGCTCACGGTGGGCTGCATCTGCTACGGGCTGCTCGCGGACCGGCTGGGGCCCACGCGGGCCATGGCCATCGGCTCGGGGATGCTGCTCGTCGCCGCGCAGCTGTTCTACCGGGGCGTGGCGAGCGCGCCGGAGCACCTGGTGCCGCTCTACGCGGGCGTGGGGTTCTGCGTGGGCGTGGCCGGCGTGGTGCCCGCGGTGATGGTGCAGGCCTTCCCTCCGGCGGTGCGCTTCTCCGGCCTGTCGTTCTCCTACAACGTGGCGTACGCGCTGTTCGGTGGCCTCACGCCGCTCGCCGTCACGCTGGCCTTGAAGCAGAGCCCGCTCGCGCCCGCGCACTACGTCTCCGCGGTGTGCGCGGTGGGACTCGTGGTGTCTCTCCTGCTCTTCCGGGGCTTCAGCGCCCGCACCGGCATTCCGGACGAACATCCCGCGCCGTCGCGCTGA
- a CDS encoding ATPase domain-containing protein yields the protein MPSSKTPLFQSGIPSFDVLLGGGIPPRQSFIVTGTPGSGKTVLCSQVAFAAAARGVPVVVVTVTSEPHDKLMEALATFSFFQPELLGEKLFLISAYSALKRGPKEARELILQTVRERGAAMLFIDGLRSIRDLWQDEARLREFLYELGIGLAACNCIGLFTTEYPLGRLMELPEATTVDGIVALSVQPHGSRRVRRVEVVKLRGRPHLVGEHPMLMRKSGVEFIPRLEAVPMELRDEPPTLKRMGFGLPELDALMHGGLPELSTTMLAGSMGIGKTLVALHFAADGARNGQKSLFVSFFDAPAMLRARAQRVGLDVAPLLDDGRLMLRYLPPMELEADEIIRDLLDQVDALGVRRLVLDGLTELELSILDPMRRRTFLASLAMRLRMRGVTTVFTREVSKIVGTELDFNDAPVASLGENLLLLRYVELHGQMHRLLSVLKMRDSEYTADLREFQINNTGLKVLAPLSSAMGLLTGQARPLGTTIGGVGE from the coding sequence ATGCCCAGCAGCAAGACTCCTCTCTTCCAGAGCGGCATCCCCAGCTTCGACGTCCTCCTGGGCGGTGGCATTCCTCCGCGCCAGTCCTTCATCGTCACCGGCACGCCGGGGTCGGGGAAGACCGTGCTGTGCAGCCAGGTGGCCTTCGCGGCCGCGGCGCGCGGCGTGCCCGTGGTCGTGGTCACCGTCACCTCGGAGCCCCACGACAAGCTGATGGAGGCGCTGGCCACCTTCTCCTTCTTCCAGCCGGAGCTGCTGGGCGAGAAGCTCTTCCTCATCAGCGCCTACTCCGCGCTCAAACGGGGCCCCAAGGAGGCCCGGGAGCTGATCCTCCAGACGGTGCGCGAGCGCGGCGCGGCCATGCTCTTCATCGACGGGCTGCGCTCCATCCGGGACCTCTGGCAGGACGAGGCCCGGCTGCGCGAGTTCCTCTACGAGCTGGGCATTGGCCTTGCCGCATGCAACTGCATTGGCCTGTTCACCACGGAGTACCCGCTGGGGCGCTTGATGGAGCTGCCGGAGGCCACCACGGTGGACGGCATCGTGGCGCTGTCCGTCCAGCCTCACGGCTCCCGCCGGGTGCGCCGGGTGGAGGTGGTGAAGCTGCGCGGCCGGCCCCACCTCGTGGGTGAACACCCCATGCTCATGCGCAAGAGCGGCGTGGAGTTCATCCCGCGCCTGGAGGCCGTCCCCATGGAGCTCCGGGACGAGCCGCCCACGCTCAAGCGCATGGGGTTCGGGCTTCCAGAGCTGGATGCGCTGATGCACGGGGGGCTTCCGGAGCTCAGCACCACGATGCTCGCGGGGAGCATGGGCATTGGAAAGACGCTGGTGGCCCTGCACTTCGCCGCGGATGGCGCGCGCAACGGGCAGAAGTCGCTCTTCGTCTCCTTCTTCGATGCTCCGGCCATGCTCCGGGCCCGCGCCCAGCGCGTGGGACTGGACGTGGCCCCGCTCCTGGACGACGGACGGCTGATGCTGCGCTACCTGCCGCCCATGGAGTTGGAGGCGGACGAGATCATCCGGGACCTGTTGGATCAGGTGGACGCGCTCGGCGTCCGGCGGCTGGTGCTGGACGGGCTCACGGAGCTGGAGCTGTCCATCCTGGACCCCATGCGGCGGCGCACCTTCCTGGCGTCGCTGGCGATGCGGCTGCGCATGCGGGGGGTCACCACCGTGTTCACCCGCGAGGTGTCGAAGATCGTGGGCACGGAGCTGGACTTCAACGACGCGCCTGTCGCCAGCCTGGGAGAGAACCTGCTGCTCCTGCGCTACGTGGAGCTGCACGGCCAGATGCACCGCCTGCTGTCCGTGCTCAAGATGCGCGACAGCGAATACACCGCGGACCTGCGCGAGTTCCAGATCAACAACACGGGCTTGAAGGTGCTCGCCCCGCTGAGCTCCGCCATGGGCCTGCTCACCGGACAGGCCCGCCCCCTGGGCACTACCATTGGAGGAGTGGGTGAATGA